Proteins from a genomic interval of Kitasatospora herbaricolor:
- a CDS encoding TM2 domain-containing protein, which produces MSYPQNNAQQSDKSKVVAGVLQIFLGGFGAGRWYTGHTGIAIAQLLTCGGLGVWALIDGILFLTSNDRTDAQGRLLKS; this is translated from the coding sequence GTGTCGTACCCCCAGAACAACGCCCAGCAGTCCGACAAGTCCAAGGTCGTCGCGGGCGTCCTGCAGATCTTCCTCGGCGGCTTCGGCGCCGGCCGCTGGTACACCGGTCACACCGGCATCGCCATCGCCCAGCTCCTCACCTGCGGCGGCCTGGGCGTGTGGGCCCTGATCGACGGCATCCTCTTCCTCACCAGCAACGACCGCACCGACGCCCAGGGCCGTCTGCTGAAGAGCTGA
- a CDS encoding DMT family transporter, whose protein sequence is MAWLVLLLSGVLETVWAVALTNSKGFSRLVPTVVFAVALVLSMGGLAYAMRSIPIGTGYAVWVGIGAIGTALYGMTALGDPATAARIGCLLLIVSGVVGLKVLH, encoded by the coding sequence ATGGCTTGGCTCGTGCTCCTCCTCTCCGGCGTCCTGGAGACCGTCTGGGCGGTCGCCCTCACGAACTCCAAGGGCTTCTCCCGCCTCGTCCCCACCGTCGTCTTCGCCGTCGCCCTGGTGCTCAGCATGGGCGGCCTGGCCTACGCGATGCGCTCCATCCCGATCGGCACCGGTTACGCGGTCTGGGTCGGCATCGGCGCGATCGGCACCGCCCTCTACGGCATGACGGCCCTCGGCGACCCCGCCACGGCGGCCCGGATCGGCTGCCTGCTGCTGATCGTCTCCGGCGTGGTCGGCCTCAAGGTGCTGCACTGA
- a CDS encoding type II toxin-antitoxin system death-on-curing family toxin, with protein sequence MKYLSVMEILELAEYACQEQEVGVRDLGLLSSAAHRPESQMFGVEAYSGLFEKAAALLHSLAINHPFVDGNKRTAWMSAVVFLDLNGAEMTDIDQDAAYLLVVGVAAGEIGDVDAIAEQLRALHQGQS encoded by the coding sequence ATGAAGTACCTGAGCGTGATGGAGATCCTGGAGCTCGCCGAGTACGCCTGCCAGGAGCAGGAGGTAGGCGTCCGCGATCTCGGCCTGCTCTCCTCCGCGGCGCACCGGCCGGAGTCCCAGATGTTCGGCGTCGAGGCGTACTCCGGGCTGTTCGAGAAGGCGGCCGCGCTGCTGCACTCGCTGGCGATCAACCACCCCTTCGTCGACGGCAACAAACGGACGGCCTGGATGAGCGCGGTGGTCTTCCTCGACCTGAACGGGGCCGAGATGACCGACATCGACCAGGACGCCGCATACCTGCTGGTGGTGGGCGTGGCGGCCGGTGAGATCGGGGACGTGGACGCCATCGCGGAGCAGCTGCGGGCACTCCACCAGGGGCAGTCCTGA
- a CDS encoding phosphatidylglycerol lysyltransferase domain-containing protein, translating to MWQALLDTYRERIVDSGRQPLFLLLIGLIGSFLFIRFSVRMIRRGTSWWPGNVTPGGLHIHHVVFGQALMVVAGVGSFTVRGCGEAPWDVLGLAFGIGCGLVLDEFALVLHLEDVYWKEQGRKSVDAVIMAVAIIGLLLVGELPLGGFKRHLTAGQLVVAAVLLALVVISLLKGKLWTGLIGLMVPLFPLVGAIRLARPQSPWARWRYRSRPKRLARAERRDARIHQRILRFKTSAYNVLAGAPDRAPGGEAPPAAAPAVPVPVPVPVQATGPLPGPPPAPAPEPGPAPEPLRPLPPWRARCALAAEWYLRAAAVLNLLAAPIAPFRDRVQRVNSGEYFTPVLMTAGFTAALFAGLLAVMLRRRKRAAWIVATTVVGLYTAIFLLAMVLLPEDRAHPFNWISVVLSLGLLAALVLGRPAYRVRGQHGNVALGLGVLVGGAIVVTALGALLVRLASPGETPPSWGASFLYASLRLFTVSGIVLDTGVDLAGWVDLTLNILGAMLFLLVLRVFFRSPRGRVRMGDEDERRLRELLERQGERDSLGYFALRRDKSVCWSPSGKAAVLYRVVFGVALASGDPVGDPEAWPQAIEEWRTAARANAWVPAVTGASEQAGTAYGRAGLKALEFGDEAVVEVAGFSLEGRPMRPLRQAYNRVRKSGYRVVARRHRDIPAAELEALVRLADAWRHGRTERGFSMALGRLGDPADSDCLMLECRDENDRVCALLSFVPWGGRGLSLDLMRRDRESDNGLVEFLVTELLLSAGRGELPVDRVSLNFAMFRSVFEQGGRLGAGPVLRLWRSVLLLFSRWWQLESLYRANAKYQPAWHPRFLLYERSSELFAIVAANAAAEGFVTRPRLTGPKLPWTRD from the coding sequence ATGTGGCAGGCGCTGCTCGACACGTACCGGGAGCGGATCGTCGACAGCGGCCGCCAGCCGCTCTTCCTGCTGCTGATCGGCCTGATCGGCTCCTTCCTGTTCATCCGCTTCAGCGTCCGGATGATCCGCCGCGGCACCAGCTGGTGGCCCGGCAACGTCACCCCCGGCGGGCTGCACATCCATCACGTGGTGTTCGGTCAGGCCCTGATGGTCGTCGCGGGCGTCGGCTCGTTCACCGTCCGGGGCTGCGGCGAGGCGCCCTGGGACGTCCTCGGCCTGGCCTTCGGCATCGGCTGCGGGCTGGTGCTGGACGAGTTCGCGCTGGTCCTGCACCTGGAGGACGTGTACTGGAAGGAGCAGGGCCGCAAGTCCGTGGACGCGGTGATCATGGCGGTGGCCATCATCGGCCTGCTGCTGGTCGGCGAGCTGCCGCTGGGCGGCTTCAAGCGGCACCTGACGGCCGGGCAGCTGGTGGTCGCCGCGGTGCTGCTGGCCCTGGTCGTGATCAGCCTGCTCAAGGGCAAGCTGTGGACCGGCCTGATCGGCCTGATGGTCCCGCTGTTCCCCCTGGTCGGCGCGATCCGGCTGGCCCGGCCGCAGAGCCCGTGGGCGCGCTGGCGCTACCGCAGCCGGCCCAAGCGGCTGGCGCGGGCCGAACGCCGGGACGCCCGGATCCACCAGCGGATCCTCCGCTTCAAGACCTCCGCCTACAACGTGCTGGCCGGCGCCCCCGACCGGGCCCCCGGCGGCGAGGCCCCGCCGGCCGCCGCCCCTGCCGTACCCGTACCCGTACCCGTACCCGTTCAGGCGACCGGGCCGCTGCCCGGACCGCCGCCCGCGCCCGCCCCCGAGCCGGGTCCGGCCCCCGAACCCCTGCGGCCGCTGCCGCCCTGGCGGGCCCGCTGTGCGCTGGCCGCCGAGTGGTACCTGCGGGCGGCCGCGGTGCTCAACCTGCTCGCCGCCCCCATCGCGCCGTTCCGCGACCGGGTCCAGCGGGTCAACTCCGGCGAGTACTTCACCCCCGTCCTGATGACCGCCGGCTTCACCGCCGCGCTCTTCGCCGGCCTGCTCGCCGTCATGCTGCGCCGCCGCAAACGGGCCGCCTGGATCGTCGCCACCACCGTGGTCGGCCTCTACACGGCGATCTTCCTGCTGGCGATGGTGCTGCTCCCCGAGGATCGCGCCCACCCGTTCAACTGGATCTCGGTCGTCCTCAGCCTCGGCCTGCTGGCCGCGCTGGTGCTGGGCCGGCCGGCCTACCGGGTCCGCGGCCAGCACGGCAACGTGGCGCTCGGGCTCGGGGTGCTGGTCGGCGGCGCGATCGTGGTGACCGCGCTGGGCGCGCTGCTGGTGCGGCTCGCCTCGCCGGGGGAGACCCCGCCGAGCTGGGGCGCCAGCTTCCTGTACGCGTCGCTGCGGCTGTTCACCGTCTCCGGCATCGTCCTGGACACCGGTGTCGACCTGGCCGGCTGGGTGGACCTCACCCTCAACATCCTCGGCGCGATGCTGTTCCTGCTGGTCCTGCGGGTGTTCTTCCGCTCCCCGCGCGGCCGGGTCCGGATGGGCGACGAGGACGAGCGGCGGCTGCGCGAGCTCCTGGAGCGCCAGGGCGAGCGCGACTCGCTCGGCTACTTCGCGCTGCGCCGGGACAAGTCCGTCTGCTGGTCGCCGTCCGGCAAGGCCGCCGTGCTCTACCGGGTGGTCTTCGGGGTGGCACTGGCCTCCGGCGACCCGGTCGGCGACCCGGAGGCCTGGCCGCAGGCGATCGAGGAGTGGCGCACGGCGGCCCGGGCCAACGCCTGGGTGCCGGCCGTCACCGGGGCGAGCGAGCAGGCCGGCACCGCGTACGGGCGGGCCGGGCTGAAGGCGCTGGAGTTCGGCGACGAGGCGGTGGTCGAGGTGGCCGGCTTCAGCCTGGAGGGCCGGCCGATGCGCCCGCTGCGGCAGGCGTACAACCGGGTCCGCAAGTCCGGCTACCGGGTGGTGGCGCGCCGGCACCGGGACATCCCCGCGGCGGAGCTGGAGGCCCTGGTGCGGCTGGCCGACGCCTGGCGGCACGGCCGGACCGAGCGGGGCTTCTCGATGGCCCTCGGCCGGCTCGGCGACCCCGCCGACAGCGACTGCCTGATGCTGGAGTGCCGGGACGAGAACGACCGGGTCTGCGCCCTGCTCAGCTTCGTGCCCTGGGGCGGGCGCGGGCTCTCGCTCGACCTGATGCGCCGCGACCGGGAGTCCGACAACGGCCTGGTCGAGTTCCTGGTCACCGAGCTGCTGCTGAGCGCCGGGCGCGGCGAGCTGCCGGTCGACCGGGTCTCGCTGAACTTCGCGATGTTCCGCTCGGTCTTCGAGCAGGGCGGGCGGCTCGGCGCCGGCCCGGTGCTGCGGCTCTGGCGCTCCGTCCTGCTGCTGTTCTCCCGCTGGTGGCAGCTGGAGTCGCTGTACCGGGCGAACGCCAAGTACCAGCCGGCCTGGCATCCCCGGTTCCTGCTGTACGAGCGCTCCTCGGAGCTGTTCGCGATCGTGGCGGCCAACGCCGCCGCCGAGGGCTTCGTCACCCGGCCGCGGCTGACCGGGCCCAAGCTGCCGTGGACGCGCGACTGA
- a CDS encoding SsgA family sporulation/cell division regulator: protein MPTPAVEQAVEARLVLSTRRSALLRVTLRYRADDPLAVRMLFPAEYSLDATGTEEQPARPEVTWVFARQLLAAGLAGPAGIGDVHVRPALGPHTMVELRAAEGVALLRFDTPDLRHFLRLSFRAVPEGEEHHHLDADRALAELLG, encoded by the coding sequence GTGCCCACCCCCGCCGTCGAGCAGGCCGTAGAGGCCCGCCTGGTCCTCTCCACCCGGCGCTCCGCGCTGCTCCGCGTCACCCTGCGCTACCGCGCCGACGACCCGCTGGCCGTCCGGATGCTCTTCCCCGCCGAGTACTCGCTGGACGCCACCGGGACGGAGGAGCAGCCCGCCCGCCCCGAGGTGACCTGGGTCTTCGCCCGGCAGCTGCTGGCCGCCGGGCTCGCCGGCCCGGCCGGGATCGGGGACGTCCACGTCCGGCCCGCGCTCGGCCCGCACACCATGGTCGAGCTGCGCGCCGCAGAGGGGGTCGCCCTGCTCCGGTTCGACACCCCGGACCTGCGGCACTTCCTCCGGCTGAGCTTCCGGGCCGTCCCCGAGGGCGAGGAGCACCACCACCTGGACGCCGACCGGGCCCTGGCCGAGCTGCTCGGCTGA
- a CDS encoding MFS transporter, whose amino-acid sequence MTTASPTSVDPAPDRLPPGTNDSDGVMGGRYRALTLGIVSVVLLLAFEATAVNTAMPVAARQLDGIALYAFAFSGYFTTTLFALVVSGQWCDRSGPLRPLFTGIAVFGAGLVVAGTAPGMWTFVAGRAVQGLGGGLVIVALYVVVGRAYPERLRPAVFAAFSSAWVLPSIIGPVVSGAVTQHLGWRWVFLAVPVLVLLPLAVMGPALRRSEKEQPAATGEPFDRRRSGLAAMAALGAGLLQYAGQRLDLPALLPALAGAALLLPAVLRLLPPGTLRAARGLPTVILLRGVAAGAFFAAEAFIPLMMVTQRGLSPTLAGLTLTSGGLSWALGSWLQGRPGAERYRDAMIRVGFVLTAVAIAGAALVLFLAVPTWVTAAAWAVGGIGMGLAVASISVLMMKLSTPEEAGANSASLQMSDALGNVLLVGLAGVLFGALGGGSLAAGHEGAEGTGSAGAFAVIFLTMTGVALLGAVLGGRTRARA is encoded by the coding sequence ATGACCACAGCCTCCCCCACCTCGGTCGACCCTGCCCCCGACCGGCTCCCCCCTGGTACGAACGACTCCGACGGGGTGATGGGCGGGCGCTACCGGGCGCTGACCCTCGGCATCGTCTCGGTGGTGCTGCTGCTGGCCTTCGAGGCGACCGCGGTGAACACCGCGATGCCGGTGGCCGCCCGCCAGCTCGACGGGATCGCGCTCTACGCCTTCGCCTTCTCCGGCTACTTCACCACCACGCTCTTCGCGCTCGTCGTCTCCGGCCAGTGGTGCGACCGCAGCGGCCCGCTGCGGCCGCTGTTCACCGGTATCGCGGTGTTCGGCGCCGGCCTGGTGGTCGCGGGCACCGCGCCGGGCATGTGGACGTTCGTGGCGGGCCGCGCGGTGCAGGGGCTGGGCGGCGGGCTGGTCATCGTCGCCCTGTACGTGGTGGTCGGCCGGGCGTACCCGGAGCGGCTGCGGCCGGCCGTCTTCGCGGCCTTCTCCTCCGCCTGGGTGCTGCCCTCGATCATCGGTCCCGTGGTCTCCGGCGCCGTCACCCAGCACCTCGGCTGGCGCTGGGTGTTCCTGGCCGTGCCGGTGCTGGTCCTGCTGCCGCTGGCGGTGATGGGCCCGGCGCTGCGCCGCTCGGAGAAGGAGCAGCCGGCGGCCACCGGGGAGCCGTTCGACCGGCGCCGCAGCGGCCTGGCCGCGATGGCCGCGCTCGGCGCCGGACTGCTGCAGTACGCGGGCCAGCGGCTGGACCTGCCGGCGCTGCTGCCCGCCCTGGCGGGTGCGGCGCTGCTGCTGCCCGCGGTGCTGCGGCTGCTGCCGCCCGGCACCCTGCGGGCTGCCCGCGGGCTGCCGACGGTGATCCTGCTGCGCGGGGTCGCGGCGGGGGCGTTCTTCGCCGCCGAGGCGTTCATCCCGCTGATGATGGTGACCCAGCGCGGCCTGTCGCCGACGCTCGCCGGGCTCACCCTGACCAGCGGCGGCCTGTCCTGGGCGCTGGGCTCCTGGCTGCAGGGCCGTCCGGGGGCGGAGAGGTACCGCGACGCGATGATCCGGGTGGGCTTCGTGCTGACCGCGGTGGCGATCGCGGGCGCGGCGCTGGTGCTCTTCCTGGCCGTGCCGACCTGGGTGACCGCGGCGGCCTGGGCGGTCGGCGGGATCGGGATGGGCCTCGCGGTGGCCAGCATCAGCGTGCTGATGATGAAGCTCTCCACCCCCGAGGAGGCCGGGGCCAACTCGGCCTCGCTGCAGATGAGCGACGCGCTGGGCAACGTCCTGCTGGTGGGCCTGGCGGGGGTGCTGTTCGGCGCGCTGGGCGGCGGCTCGCTCGCGGCCGGCCACGAGGGCGCCGAAGGCACCGGCTCGGCCGGTGCCTTCGCGGTGATCTTCCTGACGATGACGGGGGTGGCGCTGCTGGGCGCCGTGCTCGGCGGCCGGACCAGGGCCCGGGCCTGA
- a CDS encoding class F sortase: MLHDGGPTLPPLPGAGQRMAGFGPVSVVPPLDASAPTRIRIPAVRLDAPVTGLGLDGAGHLEPPPETDRNLAGWYRGAVTPGQRGTAILAGHVDTRSGPAVFYSLGALHQGDRIEIARADGSTAVFQIYAIEVYDKQEFPDDRVYGQAGDAQLRLITCGGGFSERDGYRGNVVAYAFLVDTARGGRA, encoded by the coding sequence ATGCTGCACGACGGCGGGCCCACCCTGCCGCCGCTGCCCGGCGCCGGGCAGCGGATGGCGGGCTTCGGGCCTGTCTCGGTGGTGCCGCCGCTGGACGCCTCCGCCCCGACCCGGATCAGGATCCCCGCCGTCCGGCTGGACGCCCCCGTCACCGGGCTGGGCCTGGACGGCGCCGGGCACCTGGAGCCCCCGCCGGAGACCGACCGGAACCTGGCCGGCTGGTACCGGGGCGCCGTCACCCCCGGGCAGCGCGGCACCGCGATCCTGGCCGGGCACGTCGACACCCGCAGCGGCCCGGCGGTCTTCTACAGCCTGGGCGCCCTGCACCAGGGGGACCGGATCGAGATCGCCCGGGCGGACGGCAGCACGGCGGTCTTCCAGATCTACGCGATCGAGGTCTACGACAAGCAGGAGTTCCCCGACGACCGGGTCTACGGCCAGGCGGGCGACGCCCAGCTGCGGCTGATCACCTGCGGCGGCGGCTTCAGCGAGCGGGACGGCTACCGGGGCAACGTCGTGGCGTACGCCTTCCTGGTGGACACCGCGCGGGGCGGACGGGCATGA
- a CDS encoding DUF2752 domain-containing protein: MRSSRPAREPRSLRPGEAARGGGFAVPAAVRLRAAAAPLGLAAAGVAGAAYLWSRDPHLPGQFLPFCPWYRLTGLRCPGCGGTRMAFDLLHGDLAAAWHDNAALLLALPAVAALYLTWLRHGLAGRNWRPVLGRRGTVAVLGAAALWTIARNLL; this comes from the coding sequence ATGCGCTCTTCGCGCCCCGCGCGCGAGCCGCGATCCCTCCGCCCCGGTGAGGCTGCCCGGGGCGGAGGCTTCGCCGTTCCCGCGGCCGTCCGGCTGCGCGCCGCGGCCGCGCCGCTCGGGCTGGCCGCCGCCGGCGTCGCCGGGGCGGCCTACCTCTGGTCGCGCGACCCGCACCTGCCGGGGCAGTTCCTGCCGTTCTGCCCCTGGTACCGGCTCACCGGCCTGCGGTGCCCGGGCTGCGGCGGCACCCGGATGGCCTTCGACCTGCTGCACGGCGATCTCGCGGCCGCCTGGCACGACAACGCGGCGCTGCTGCTGGCGCTCCCGGCGGTGGCCGCGCTGTACCTCACCTGGCTGCGGCACGGCCTGGCCGGGCGGAACTGGCGCCCGGTGCTGGGGCGCCGGGGGACGGTCGCGGTCCTCGGGGCGGCCGCGCTCTGGACGATCGCCCGCAATCTGCTCTGA
- a CDS encoding DEAD/DEAH box helicase translates to MSPLFSDAVEPHAPVHPGAAGAPSHHLSPAFPGRAPWGTAGKLRAWQQGALDRYIEKQPRDFLAVATPGAGKTTFALTLASYLLHNHLVQQVTVIAPTEHLKKQWAEAAARIGIRLDPAYSSGPLSKDYHGIVVTYAGVGVNPMLHRNRTEARKTLVIMDEIHHAGDSKSWGEACFEAFEPATRRLALTGTPFRSDTNPIPFVQYEAGSDGIRKSVADYTYGYGHALADHVVRPVIFLSYSGNMRWRTKSGDELEARLGEPMTKDLIAQAWRTALAPQGEWIPNVLRAADKRLTEVRKAIPDAGGLVIATDQNAARAYAKMIREITGEGATVVLSDEAEASQRISDFSAGTSRWMVAVRMVSEGVDVPRLAVGVYATSISTPLFFAQAVGRFVRARKRGETASVFLPSVPTLLGFANEMELQRDHVLDRPKKEGDGLFDEEDRLLAEAERANDGPDGAGGDEFSYEAIGSDAVFDRVLYNAMEFGMQAHPGSEEEDDYLGIPGLLEPDQVQMLLQKRQHRQIQRSRAKPAEEADLLELPADQRPVVTHQELRDLRKELNGLVAAWHHRTNQPHGTIHNELRRQCGGPLTAQATANQLKARIAKVKEWAA, encoded by the coding sequence ATGTCGCCCCTGTTCTCCGACGCGGTCGAGCCGCACGCACCGGTGCACCCGGGTGCCGCGGGGGCCCCGTCGCACCACCTCTCGCCGGCCTTCCCCGGGCGCGCGCCCTGGGGTACGGCGGGCAAGCTGCGGGCCTGGCAGCAGGGTGCCCTCGACCGGTACATCGAGAAGCAGCCCCGGGACTTCCTGGCCGTCGCGACCCCCGGCGCCGGTAAGACCACCTTCGCGCTCACCCTGGCCTCGTACCTGCTGCACAACCACCTGGTCCAGCAGGTCACGGTCATCGCGCCGACCGAGCACCTGAAGAAGCAGTGGGCCGAGGCGGCCGCCCGGATAGGCATCAGGCTCGATCCGGCGTACTCCTCGGGGCCCCTGTCGAAGGACTACCACGGCATCGTGGTCACCTACGCGGGCGTGGGCGTCAACCCCATGCTGCACCGCAACCGCACCGAGGCCCGCAAGACCCTGGTCATCATGGACGAGATCCACCACGCCGGTGACTCGAAGTCCTGGGGCGAGGCCTGCTTCGAGGCCTTCGAGCCGGCCACCCGCCGGCTCGCGCTGACCGGTACGCCCTTCCGCTCCGACACCAACCCGATCCCCTTCGTCCAGTACGAGGCGGGCAGCGACGGCATCCGCAAGTCCGTCGCCGACTACACCTACGGCTACGGGCACGCCCTCGCCGACCACGTCGTGCGCCCGGTGATCTTCCTCTCCTACAGCGGCAACATGCGCTGGCGCACCAAGTCCGGCGACGAGCTGGAGGCCCGGCTCGGCGAGCCGATGACCAAGGACCTCATCGCACAGGCCTGGCGCACCGCGCTGGCGCCGCAGGGCGAGTGGATCCCGAACGTGCTGCGGGCCGCCGACAAGCGGCTCACCGAAGTCCGCAAGGCCATCCCGGACGCGGGCGGCCTGGTGATCGCCACCGACCAGAACGCGGCCCGCGCCTACGCCAAGATGATCCGGGAGATCACCGGCGAGGGCGCCACCGTGGTGCTCTCCGACGAGGCCGAGGCCTCCCAGCGGATCTCCGACTTCTCGGCCGGCACGTCCCGCTGGATGGTCGCCGTCCGGATGGTCTCCGAGGGCGTCGACGTGCCCCGCCTCGCGGTCGGCGTGTACGCCACCTCCATCTCCACCCCGCTGTTCTTCGCCCAGGCCGTCGGCCGCTTCGTCCGGGCCCGCAAGCGCGGCGAGACCGCCTCGGTGTTCCTGCCGTCCGTCCCGACCCTGCTCGGCTTCGCCAACGAGATGGAGCTCCAGCGCGACCACGTGCTGGACCGGCCGAAGAAGGAGGGCGACGGCCTCTTCGACGAGGAGGACCGCCTGCTCGCCGAGGCCGAGCGCGCCAACGACGGGCCGGACGGCGCCGGCGGCGACGAGTTCTCCTACGAGGCGATCGGCTCGGACGCGGTCTTCGACCGGGTGCTCTACAACGCCATGGAATTCGGCATGCAGGCGCACCCGGGCAGCGAGGAGGAGGACGACTACCTCGGCATCCCCGGCCTGCTGGAGCCCGACCAGGTGCAGATGCTGCTGCAGAAGCGCCAGCACCGGCAGATCCAGCGCAGCAGGGCCAAGCCCGCCGAGGAGGCGGACCTGCTGGAACTCCCGGCCGACCAGCGGCCGGTGGTGACCCATCAGGAACTGCGGGACCTGCGCAAGGAGCTCAACGGGCTGGTCGCCGCCTGGCACCACCGGACCAACCAGCCGCACGGCACCATCCACAACGAGCTGCGCCGCCAGTGCGGCGGGCCGCTCACCGCCCAGGCGACGGCCAATCAGCTCAAGGCCCGGATCGCCAAGGTCAAGGAGTGGGCGGCCTGA
- a CDS encoding Arc family DNA-binding protein, with product MAMNLRLTEEQQEALRERAEAEGRSMHAVVVRAIERYLDEGTDREAVRKLGAKYAARHSDLLRRLGE from the coding sequence ATGGCGATGAATCTGCGACTGACCGAGGAACAGCAGGAAGCCCTCCGTGAGCGGGCCGAGGCGGAGGGCCGCAGCATGCACGCGGTGGTCGTCCGGGCGATCGAGCGCTACCTGGACGAGGGCACCGACCGCGAGGCCGTGCGCAAGCTGGGCGCCAAGTACGCCGCCCGCCACTCCGACCTGCTGCGAAGGCTCGGCGAATGA